The proteins below come from a single Zea mays cultivar B73 chromosome 8, Zm-B73-REFERENCE-NAM-5.0, whole genome shotgun sequence genomic window:
- the LOC542410 gene encoding profilin-2, whose product MSDRAKMSWQAYVDEHLMCEIEGHHLAAAAIVGHDGAAWAQSTAFPEFKTEDMANIMKDFDEPGHLAPTGLFLGPTKYMVIQGEPGAVIRGKKGSGGITVKKTGQALVVGIYDEPMTPGQCNMVVERLGDYLLEQGM is encoded by the exons ATGTCTGACCGGGCAAAGATGTCGTGGCAGGCGTACGTGGACGAGCACCTGATGTGCGAGATCGAGGGCCACCACCTCGCGGCGGCGGCCATCGTCGGCCACGACGGTGCCGCCTGGGCGCAGAGCACGGCGTTCCCCGAG TTCAAGACCGAGGACATGGCCAACATCATGAAGGACTTCGACGAGCCAGGGCACCTCGCGCCGACAGGCCTGTTCCTCGGACCTACCAAGTACATGGTCATCCAAGGCGAGCCTGGTGCCGTCATCCGTGGCAAGAAG GGATCAGGAGGCATCACCGTGAAGAAGACAGGGCAGGCACTCGTGGTTGGCATCTACGACGAGCCGATGACGCCTGGGCAGTGCAACATGGTGGTGGAAAGGCTGGGCGACTACCTGCTTGAACAGGGCATGTAA